The following are from one region of the Nicotiana tomentosiformis chromosome 7, ASM39032v3, whole genome shotgun sequence genome:
- the LOC138896555 gene encoding copper transporter 6-like yields the protein MSHTHNHENMDIHNMPTSHGNDTMMMNMGNMVMQMNFYWGKNATILFKGWPDNNLGMYILSLFFVFFMAFAVEIMSMGLKINKSMNPIVGGLILNSIYYTVRMVLVYFVMLAVMSFNVGIFIVAILGHGLGYLFVKFRELAAADSPAETTGSNATHPKV from the coding sequence ATGTCTCACACACACAACCATGAAAACATGGACATCCATAATATGCCTACGTCCCATGGCAATGATACTATGATGATGAACATGGGCAACATGGTCATGCAGATGAATTTCTACTGGGGCAAAAACGCGACGATTTTATTCAAAGGTTGGCCAGACAATAACCTAGGCATGTACATATTGTCTTTGTTCTTTGTTTTCTTTATGGCCTTTGCAGTCGAGATTATGTCGATGGGCCTGAAAATCAACAAGAGTATGAATCCCATTGTTGGTGGACTGATTCTGAATTCGATTTATTATACTGTTCGAATGGTTCTTGTTTATTTTGTTATGCTCGCTGTTATGTCCTTCAACGTTGGAATTTTCATTGTCGCAATCTTAGGCCATGGTTTGGGGTATTTGTTCGTTAAATTTCGTGAACTTGCGGCGGCTGATTCTCCAGCAGAGACCACGGGTTCAAATGCTACTCATCCTAAGGTTTAA
- the LOC138896154 gene encoding uncharacterized protein, whose product MLTLLEQRGFFIGALHQNAYKHLKGFIDTYWGRKQTNVSEDALRLRLFPFSLRGKALDWLERLPNHSISTWDELAEKFIAKFFSPGHMETLRDEILAFKQEPNEPLHEIWERYRTMLKECPNNDMTEAMIQQTFYRGINTTNQCVVNQLAGGNFMNTPYSEACEILDEMANTSSAWQSRANVPQGDPNVIQLHKELHDHGQAIAELTTTMNQLAKAQLQQVQGPKQVNAMEGVNVMVNKRRQRGQQVQSNQKQFEQSGSGYNQDYSYDDQSEEVLYANNYQGQRSNAPNKQWRSQKNNQNWGNQGQGN is encoded by the coding sequence atgCTTACTCTATTGGAACAAAGGGGTTTCTTCATCGGAGCTCTACATCAGAACGCATATAAGCATCTTAAAGGTTTTATAGACACATACTGGGGGAGAAAGCAGACGAATGTATCTGAAGACGCTTTAAGGTTGaggcttttccctttctcacttagagggaaggctttggattggcttgagaggctacccaaccattccatctccacttgggatgagttggccgagaagttcatagCGAAGTTCTTTTCTCCGGGACATATGGAAACATTGAGAGATGAaatcttagcctttaaacaagagccaaatgaaccctTACATGAAATCTGGGAGCGGTACCGGACAATGCTAAAAGaatgccccaacaatgatatgactgaagcaatgatccagcaaacattttataggggtatcaacacaaccaaccaatgtgtggtgaatcagcttgcagggggtaacttcatgaacacgccatATTCGGAAGCATGTGAAATTCTAGATGAGATGGCGAACACCTCCTCAGCTTGGCAAAGTCGGGCAaacgttcctcagggtgaccctaatgtcatccaacttcacaaggaacttcatgatcacggacaagccatagcagAATTGACAACTACTATGAACCAGTTAGCAAAGGCTCAGCTTCAGCAGGTTCAGGGGCCAAAGCAAGTAAACGCCATGGAAGGAGTGAATGTAATGGTCAACAAGAGAAGACAgcgtggtcaacaagtgcaaagcaATCAAAAACAATTTGAGCAGAGTGGTAGTGGCTACAATCAAGACtattcttatgatgatcaaagtgaggaagttTTATATGCCAATAATTACCAAGGCcaacggagcaatgctccaaataaacaatggagatcacaaaaaaataatcaaaattggggcaaccaaggccaagggaattag
- the LOC138896155 gene encoding uncharacterized protein, with translation MGQISQALNTRPKGELPSDTVVNPKGGNNTGHAMAVITRSGRGGVASTSNPRKIVNDDVVVQKDDEIQAKDENVNDEVRIDIDDNMEETQNDVNPSREHMIDIPKTVVPKAKAHLPRPPPPYPQRLAKQNNKNQFKKFIDIMKSFSINVPLVEALEQMSGYAKFMKDLVTKKRSMNCEMINITHQVSSIVNSMAPKLEDLGSANFAKAFCDLGASINLMPYSVFKTLGIGQPRPTSMRLQMAYRTMKKTLGIIDDVLVRVDKFILPVDFVILDCEVDYEVPIILGIPFLATGKALVDVEAGELTFRMGDEKVMFHVCKSMRQPNSNELLEKDAKFVFNDDCMKAFELIKYILTTTPIITAPNWSLPFELMCDASDVAVGAILGQRINKIFHPVYTVTENELLAIVFAMEKFRPYLMGAKRCVPEEEQLSILEACHSSPYDGHHGGARTATKVLSCGFYWPTLYKDASELVSGCDECQRAVVALPNNEARSMMAFLKKHIFTRFGTPRAIISDGGSHFCNKAFDTLLSKYGVNHKVSNPYHPQASGQVEVSNREIKSILSKIVNANRTDWSRKFDDALWAYRTAYKTPIEGGSEASEPSSPPAATLASTTTPINVDEDDKVPDDGKRGDTNVGGLARSRKPEV, from the exons atgggtcaaatttctcaagccttgaatactcgccctaagggggaactaccaagtgatacggtagtaaacccgaagggtggaAATAATACtggccatgctatggcggtgattacaagaagtggtagaggtggagttgctagtacctccAATCCAAGAAAGATCGTGAATGATGATGTGGTTGTGCAAAAAGATGATGAGATCCAAGCCAAAgatgagaatgtgaatgatgaagtaaggatagacattgatgacaacatggaggagacacaaaatgatgtgaacccgtctagggaacacatgaTAGACATACCGAAAACGGTAGTGCCAAAAGCCAAGGCTcatttgccaaggcctcctccaccatatcctcaaaggcttgcaaagcaaaacaataaaaaccaatttaagaaattcattgatataaTGAAGAGTTTTTCCATCAATGTGCCTTTGGTTGAAGCTCTAGAACAAatgtcgggatatgccaagttcatgaaggacttggtaacaaagaagaggtcaatgaaTTGTGAGATGATCAATATAACACATCAAGTGAGTTCCATTGTGAATTCCATGGCTCCAAAGCTAGAAGATCTCGGTAGTGCCAATTTCGCCAAAGCCTTTTGTGATTtgggagcgagcattaatttgatgccatattctgtgttcaagacattgggtattgggcaaccaagacctacttccatgaggttgcaaatggcgtaCCGGACAATGAAGAAGACGTTGGggattattgatgatgttctagttcgggtcgacaagttcattCTTCCCGTagattttgtgattctcgactgcgaagttgactatgaggtgccgataaTATTGGGGATACCTTTCCTAGCAACagggaaggcattggttgatgtggaagctggggaGCTCACCTTTCGGAtgggcgatgaaaaagttatgttccacgtgtgcaagtcaatgaggcagcctaatagcaatgaa ttgttggaaaaagatgcaaagtttgtattcaatgatgattgcatgaaagcttttgagcttaTCAAGTATATATTgactaccactcccatcattaccgcaccaaattggagcttaccatttgagctcatgtgtgatgctagcgACGTTGCAGTAGGAGCGATTTTGGGGCAAAggatcaacaagatatttcatccagTTTATACAGTGACCGAGAATGagttattagccattgtcttcgccATGGAAAAGTTTAGGCCGTACctcatgggtgccaaa AGATGTGTtccagaagaagagcaattgagtattcttgaagcttgccattcctcgccctatgatggtcaccatggtggggcgagaactgctacaaaagtcctaagttgtggattctattggcctactttgTATAAAGACGCTAGCGAGCTCGTTAGTggttgtgatgaatgccaaagagccg ttgtggctttgcccaacaatgaggcacgaaGTATGATGGCTTTCTTAAAGAAAcatatcttcacaaggttcggcaccccaagggctatcattagtgatgggggttctcatttttgcaacaaagccttcgacactttactttctaagtatggtgtcaatcataaggtgtcaaacCCTTATCACCCAcaggctagtggacaagttgaggtctccaacagggagatcaagagcaTATTATCCAAGATTGTCAATGCAAAtcggactgattggtcaaggaaatttgacgatgctttatgggcctatcgtacagcttacaagactccaattg
- the LOC104090713 gene encoding 18.1 kDa class I heat shock protein-like, which translates to MSHMPAFGRRNHEHQVFDPYSHHAHYQVHDPFAHHNEVWDPFHEFYLETPRSLIAPAPSFHHAPATMAQIEYKETPEAHIFRANLHGYKKEEVKIQVEDDIVLKITGEKRMRKEDNYDNWHHYERSSGKFFTSFSLPINSRADYVKSSMENGMLTITVPKKEITRNHHHLRDVEIH; encoded by the exons ATGTCGCACATGCCTGCATTTGGTCGAAGAAACCATGAACACCAAGTGTTCGATCCTTATTCTCACCACGCACACTACCAAGTACACGACCCTTTTGCTCATCATAATGAAGTCTGGGATCCTTTCcatgaattttatttggaaaCCCCTCGATCTCTCATAGCACCAGCACCATCTTTCCACCATGCACCTGCAACGATGGCTCAAATTGAGTATAAAGAAACACCTGAGGCTCATATCTTTAGAGCTAACTTGCACGGCTACAAGAAAGAAGAAGTGAAAATACAG GTGGAGGATGACATAGTGCTGAAGATTACTGGGGAAAAGAGAATGAGGAAAGAAGATAATTACGATAATTGGCACCATTATGAACGCAGCAGTGGAAAATTCTTCACTTCCTTTTCACTGCCTATCAATTCTAGGGCTGATTATGTGAAGTCATCCATGGAGAATGGAATGCTCACTATCACTGTTCCTAAGAAGGAAATCACCAGGAATCACCACCACCTCAGAGATGTTGAAATACATTAA
- the LOC138896152 gene encoding uncharacterized protein, translated as MVGKECEAYLAFVRYVSIDTPTVESVSVVRDYPDVFLANLSGMPPNRNIDFGIDLLPDTQRISIPPYRMAPIELKEWLQELLDKGYCRRFVEGFSSIAAPMTRLTQKGDPFNSTKECEESFQKLKTSLTTSPVLLKVHEKNYLVHNLELAAIVYALKIWRHYLYGIPCDANVVVDALSRKAESLGSLAYLPAAERPLTLDVPALANQFVRLDVSEPSRVLACVISRSSLYDRIRDRQYDDPHFLVLKDTFQHGDAKEFTIRDDNMLCMQGRLCVPNVYGLCKLILQEAHSSQYSNNMGAAKMY; from the exons ATGGTTGGGAAAGAGTGtgaggcatatctagcctttgtgagatatgtgagtattgatactcctactgttgagtcagtttcggtagtgagggactatccagatgtatttctagcaaatctttcgggcatgccgcctaataggaatatcgattttggtattgatctgtTGCCGGACACTCAAcgtatttctattccaccatatcgtatggccccaatagAGTTAAAGGAGtggttgcaagagttgcttgataagg ggtattgccgtcgattcgtagagggtttctcatctattgctgcacctatgactagattgactcagaagggtgatCCGTTCAACTCgaccaaggagtgtgaggagagctttcaaaagcttaagacatctttgactacatccccagttttg ctgaaggtgcatgagaagaactatcttgtccacaaccttgagttagcagctattgtttatgccttgaagatttggcgacactatttgtacggtatcCCTTGTGat gccaatgtggtggtcgatgccttgagtcgtaaggcggagagcttgggcagtttagcatatctaccggcagcggagaggccattaACATTGGATGTTccggccttggccaaccagtttgttagattggatgtttcggagccgagtcgagttttggcttgtgtgatttctcgttcttctctttatgatcgtatcagagatcGTCAGTATGACGATCCCCATTTTCTTGTACTCAAGGACACatttcagcacggcgatgccaaggaattCACTATTAGGGATGACAATATGTTATGTATGCAGGGCAGGCTGTGTGTGCCCAATGTATATGGTTTGTGtaagttgattcttcaggaggctcacagttcgcagtactccaATAAtatgggtgccgctaagatgtattag